From Schizosaccharomyces pombe strain 972h- genome assembly, chromosome: II, the proteins below share one genomic window:
- the cxr1 gene encoding splicing factor Cxr1 has protein sequence MSSSPTESEILPKESHNSIDEQSQQPANTDTLVKDNSFNEQDDQEVDNDYKSNDEPVQSQDPISPNMASNESGNSENTSNYGSSRDENVYQKTTLWMGELEPWVTEAFIQQVWNTLGKAVKVKLIRNRYTGMNAGYCFVEFASPHEASSAMSMNNKPIPGTNHLFKLNWASGGGLREKSISKASEYSIFVGDLSPNVNEFDVYSLFASRYNSCKSAKIMTDPQTNVSRGYGFVRFTDENDQKSALAEMQGQICGDRPIRVGLATPKSKAHVFSPVNVVPVSMPPVGFYSAAQPVPQFADTANSTVFVGGLSKFVSEEELKYLFQNFGEIVYVKIPPGKGCGFVQFVNRQSAEIAINQLQGYPLGNSRIRLSWGRNQNPIAAPALNYQSQVSQTTIPATSLFPAMSLPPQAQFSPYPAVAPSPLALQTRGAPIGMEISIGSPALVPDQMHIPENGNSDTMPVPNTQGKHLSAEE, from the coding sequence atgtctTCCTCACCGACTGAGTCTGAAATTTTACCCAAGGAATCGCATAATTCGATAGACGAACAAAGCCAACAACCAGCTAATACGGATACTTTGGTTAAAGATAACTCCTTCAATGAACAAGATGACCAAGAAGTGGACAATGATTATAAATCAAATGATGAACCCGTACAATCTCAAGATCCGATTTCTCCAAATATGGCATCCAACGAATCTGGAAATTCCGAAAATACTAGCAACTATGGCTCATCAAGAGATGAAAACGTCTATCAAAAAACGACGCTTTGGATGGGTGAATTAGAGCCTTGGGTTACTGAAGCATTTATCCAGCAAGTTTGGAATACTTTAGGAAAGGCAGTCAAAGTAAAGCTTATTCGTAACAGGTACACAGGCATGAATGCTGGCTATTGTTTTGTCGAATTCGCATCTCCTCATGAAGCTTCAAGCGCGATGAGTATGAACAACAAACCAATTCCTGGTACAaatcatttgtttaaacTTAATTGGGCCTCTGGAGGCGGATTACGTGAAAAGTCTATTTCAAAGGCCTCAGAATATTCCATATTTGTGGGAGACTTGTCACCCAATGTCAATGAGTTTGATGTGTATTCTCTCTTCGCATCTCGATATAACTCATGCAAGTCGGCCAAAATCATGACTGATCCTCAAACAAATGTGTCAAGAGGATATGGTTTTGTCCGTTTTACGGACGAAAATGATCAGAAATCTGCATTGGCAGAAATGCAGGGTCAAATTTGTGGTGATCGTCCTATTCGGGTGGGATTAGCCACTCCTAAAAGTAAGGCTCATGTTTTTAGTCCTGTGAACGTTGTACCTGTTAGTATGCCACCAGTTGGATTTTATAGTGCTGCACAGCCTGTTCCTCAGTTTGCTGACACAGCAAACTCAACCGTATTTGTTGGCGGTCtctcaaaatttgtttCTGAAGAGGAGCTTAAgtatctttttcaaaattttggagAAATTGTTTATGTCAAAATTCCACCTGGAAAAGGTTGTGGATTTGTGCAATTTGTCAACCGACAGTCTGCTGAAATTGCTATCAATCAGTTGCAGGGTTATCCTTTGGGCAATTCTCGTATCCGATTATCTTGGGGAAGGAATCAGAATCCAATTGCGGCTCCTGCCTTGAATTATCAGTCTCAGGTTTCACAAACTACTATTCCTGCTACCTCATTATTTCCGGCAATGAGTTTACCACCCCAGGCTCAGTTTAGTCCATATCCGGCTGTTGCACCTTCCCCCTTAGCCCTGCAAACGAGGGGTGCACCGATTGGCATGGAAATTTCGATTGGATCTCCTGCCCTCGTACCTGATCAAATGCATATTCCTGAAAACGGCAACTCTGATACCATGCCTGTTCCTAACACACAAGGAAAGCATTTATCAGCTGAAGAGTAA